From Watersipora subatra chromosome 2, tzWatSuba1.1, whole genome shotgun sequence, one genomic window encodes:
- the LOC137388424 gene encoding uncharacterized protein gives MLLSAKFNQKKEITDCELGTKNTKAGVPVGSGTISGSIVTNNDGSISLITDVTDGNPPADVISWTLPDGSSLLPGNTQGSFVASTAQMNSDGSKTYTLDLLDGYTSFEQNFNFTCEATGSWSKWMTFTIPAENVAGQVDGTLNIDSNKVITIVAEVVGGIPDSTHYVWTVQQPDGSYVDYSAGTGPASAVVTNANGNPSTTLTITDLATITRSFKLYVTSEEQDGFVNWWASRTWYVSSTA, from the exons ATGCTACTAAGTGCTAAATTTAaccaaaaaaaagaaataactgACTGTGAACTTGggacaaaaaatacaaaagctg gTGTACCGGTTGGTTCAGGAACAATCTCAGGTAGTATAGTTACCAACAACGACGGCTCTATTTCCCTGATTACTGATGTCACAGATGGTAACCCACCTGCCGATGTTATAAGCTGGACCCTACCTGATGGTAGCAGTTTGCTACCAGGAAACACGCAAGGGTCTTTTGTAGCCTCTACAGCtcaa atgaatTCTGATGGATCCAAAACGTACACATTAGACCTGCTAGATGGTTACACATCATTTGAGCAAAACTTCAATTTCACTTGCGAAGCTACTGGCAGTTGGAGCAAATGGATGACATTCACAATTCCTGCTG AAAATGTCGCCGGCCAGGTTGACGGAACCTTAAATATTGACAGTAACAAAGTGATCACCATTGTTGCCGAGGTTGTTGGAGGAATTCCTGATTCAACTCACTATGTATGGACGGTCCAGCAGCCAGATGGAAGTTATGTCGACTACTCAGCTGGAACGGGTCCAGCTTCAGCGGTA GTGACAAACGCAAATGGAAATCCTTCTACTACTCTCACTATAACTGACTTGGCAACTATAACGAGGTCATTTAAACTATATGTGACATCTGAGGAGCAGGATGGCTTTGTGAACTGGTGGGCCAGTAGAACCTGGTATGTCAGCAGCACAG CATAA